The window GTCCatcatacaaaaaagaaaatttgtctAAATCACGGGACATACATAGAGATTATCacaaagaaaaatcataaacattCTTGACCCTTACACTTATTTGCTGAGTCTTCCCTACTCTCAGCATGTCAAAGCCGCATTACATTGCAATGTTAGCATACAACCCCGAAGTAATGTAGTTATAAGAAAGGAAATTTGCGAGGGTTTAAAGCCTCAATTATGCACATAACTAATATCACcctgttcaattttttttttttttttcccccaacAAACTGCCATGATCTGTACAGTACTTAAAACCTTCCTTGAAGAAAATAACTTGTCCCATTGAATCAAATTACTTCAGGAAAATTATGACTTTAAGGGCAACGAAGATTTTCCAATCTGATTAGTTTTTTTCACAATCTGTTTTGCTCTAGACCCTCTGAGTTATCAAAGAGGGTGTTCTATGAAGTTACTAGGAAATTTTGCCAATCTTTATCCACACTACCATTCAACCATGCCAGCAATCTGTTGATGAAGAAATGCAACATAAAGCATTTTCATTCAGAATCACATGCTTCACATTTTTGCCAAGCAATGTTGTAAGGGAACCCATTTCAGAAGAATCACGAGGCTAAGCCCAATGCTCCAATATGAAATGGGGAGTGAGAAGTGTACTTCAGATTCAAGGAAGTAACAATCTTACtcaaattgttacaaatttttttcgTCCCCTTAACTCGAGGACCCATTTCAAGTAAGGTCATCCAGAATATTATAAGTGAATGCAAACACAGTGAACCGTACAGCATAAACCTCTTTTGTCAAATCATATGCATATTCCAAATGAGCATCCATTTCGCAATTTGTAGTTGTCCATGGACTCAACCTAATAAAACGAAATAGTGTTTGATCCAAGCACTACATAACCTCAGTGAATCAACAGTCCCTTTATCTATTAATTCTTATCACTGAAAAATATATCAGAATCTAAATCCTTTCATTCATTAAAGGCTTTATACATTCTCTTCTAGAGagtattcatatatatatatatatatatatatatatgcactAGCGACAGAGTACGACAATCAAATTTTTAGGAAATCCTTGAAACTTATAATCTAATCAATGTTCGAACTTAGAAAAAAATGCAGGATTTGACAAATAAGATTGCATAGAACTGTACCAAAACTAAACACGACCACAATCGGTTTCTGAATAACAAGAAAGGTGTACCTCGTAATTACCTAGACGGTGTCACAGTGAGCAGTTTATTTAATTCcttgaaaacaaaatcagaCTTCTGTAGATGACCATATGCAATAATCATACACTGGAAGCATTATAATTTACGTCGGAATGTTTAAGCAAACTCCAcaaaagcagataatatcatattcaaCATCCATAATAGCAGAAACTATTACCAATTGCACGGGACATTGCAAGGATGCCTTTAACCCGAGCTCCATTTATGAAAATCACCTGTCCTCCTGCAGCTTCGATCCTTGCTAGTTCATCAATTCTATCAGGCTGAGAATTAGGATAAGCaaaatagtgagaaaaaaatatattattatgttCATCATGAGACACCTACTGGCTGGAAAAGGTATCATGAAATAATACACAGTGAAATTAAGTAGACCAACAATATTAGAACACTGAATCAATAATTCGAGAAAGCAgagaatatcatatattttctgCTCACACAACATTCTATCCATCTAAAATGTACTTcagacaaaaaataaaaagaccaAGCTTCATGGAAGAACTCAACGTTAAGCAGAAAGGTTATATGAAACGATACCATTACACACTTTTATTCGCAGTGATACAAATGGGCTAACGAATCTAAACTGAGATCGAAGAACTGATCCCCATAGCCAGAGTCGGGCAACAAGTGTTGTATAAATAACTATAGTACGTCAGGATCGCCATCCATAACGTAACTACGACGAATTAATAGCCCTAGAAGGATGGGACAGAATTTGCGAAGCATTATGCTTGTGTCCcaaaattagtaaaaaattggagaaaagaagaacaaatggCTGAATGAATGAGAATGTAAGGGAGACCTAATCAAtctaaaatttcttttacGCTAAAATGGTCCAATCGCATCATAGAAGCAACAAGATTAGACAAGCAATCCTTTAATCGTTATCATCTCGTCAAAAATTGACAGCATAATAAATGTTGAGCAAACAGCTGGCGACGATTACGTCAACAATTTTCGGGAGAGAAGGACTTGAGAGAGAGTAAACCTTGTGATCATTGGAAAGCGGAATGGCCCTTCCTCCTCGACAGAGGACGGCGCGTGAGTCACCGCAGTTGGCAACGATTATATGTTCCGGCGTGAGCACAGCGACAACGGCGGTGGAGCCACCGAGAGCCACCTCCATTGGATGGCAAGCACACTGGCCTCCGACACTCCCACAGGCACAAGTATTGAGTGCCACTTCATCCATTCTCTCAAAGCTCCGCCGCATCACTCTTCTCCAAGtcgcctcctcctccgccacGCTACTTCCTCCACCGATACTCTCAGTTTCCTCGCGCGTATTCACCACGCGCGCCAATTCCTCCTGTACTAACACGTGCATCTTCTCCATACATAATGTTGCCACCTGTGAAATAAAGCAAATTAGACCATCATAATGACGATAATAACCCTCATTGCCGCCATTATAGAGGATAATTCAGTTTGATCTCAATGGTAATTTCCacctccaattttttttttttctctattctggaaaaataaaatttaaactttacgTGAGGGCCTCCATGTCCATCATAGACGGCGAAGAAATGCACCGGTAGTCGCCTTTCTGGACCAATAAGGCACGTGCTCACCGATACTGCGTCCTCCATCTCACGTGATCTCCCAGATACCGACATCATCCCGAACACCGGCTGAGGTACCGACGATGAAGCAACTACAGCGTTCACGTCCTCCCCCGAAGACGAAGACGTTAAAACCTCCGGAGTGTCGCCGCCGTCCGTCTTCCGAACACGCTTCTTCTCCAAACCGGAACTCTCAGTTTGGTTCTCCTTCCGGTGGTGCTGACTGGTCGACGGCGATGGCGAGGGTTTCGCCGACGGTACTGCTGCTAATCGCCTCATTTCTATTCTACGGCGCCGGCGCTCTCGGCATTTGGCCGGCGAATCTATATCATCATCACTTGGCATTCTACAGTAAACCTCCGTCATCGGAATCGTCCGAAACAGGAACTCGCCGTCGAGAATCTCCCGATAAGAATAATCATCCTTGGCGAAGTGTAATAATATAAGCAAGTAATGGAATGCGTTACGGAATTTCGCTGAGAAGAAAACGTGTCGCTTCCTTTCTTCCTCCCACCCAGGAACAAAAGAGAGACTCTCGGGCAACTCTAATTCTACGGGCAGCTACAAAACCTGCCCTACCCGACCTCCATTTCATTCTGTTAGGACACGTGTTACCCATGACCATCCTCTCCCCTaattccttttctctttccaGTCAATTAATCGTATCGCGAGAATTATCCCTTGTGACACGTGTCAAAAGTGCTTGAAAACTGGAGGCCCAGCTTGCGAGGATGACACACGTGGATCAATCAGAAACTCCCACGCCATGCTTGCCATAAAACGATAGATatgggtcccacatcgacccGGCTTTacttttctcaatttttatttatttttgcaaacTACTGTATACGTGGCGTGATTTTATCTCACCAGCACACTCATAGTGACGTGTCTGATTCAACGTTGACACGTTGGAAAGCTATCTGACAGGAAGAGACTTAGTCTTGTAACCTCCGTAGATTTATTTAAGCAAatcaaacaataataataaattaaattcctATATTCCacctactaaaataaatttttcatcccaaaaacttaaaaaaaaaaaagaatttaatttaatttaataattctttttataaagattatctttgaaaaataataataataactcatcttaataaaatattaaaaatagtctctacaatttaaaattttaattataagagTAATTACACGTGGCGGTAAAGGAGAGGGCCAATTAAAGAGGTGGTATAGGTATTTGGGTACGTGGCGGTGACGGCGAAAGTGACGGTTCCAATCCCGAagagccttttctttttgtttcctttcaGCCAAGTTTTGCCCACATTTCTtcataaaaactattttaaaattaaatagaagaGTTTGGTGTTATACCTTAATGAATTGTAACGTTTAATTAAGTATATAGTctattttagtaaaatttaaagtttataatacaaattaatatttcttaaaaaaataaatatcgcattttaattaaattatgccATGTTTATTGTGCTCGtcgtttaataaaattatttaaatttccaaaagaataaaaataaataaagtttctaCAATGGGAGTTAGGTAGTGAAGCGACAGGAGCATGCCAATTCTTTGTGGTTCAAAACTCATTTGAATGTTGTGTGTCCTAAACAAGGATGGgtgtttttgtaattttacagactttaattaattacaccCAAGTTGAAACAATAAAGCtattccttataaatagtTATAATATAAGAATAATGCTGCcttttaattctataaatgATGTAAGAATCTTATCACATCAAAGATTTGAGgtaacattttaatatattggattttatagtaaaataatacaaatatatttgagattattttttaaatattataaaacatttatgaatttattttgggCTATAAATCTATATCATATATTGACAATAAaagttttcttgaatttttttataaaggtagaatggtatgatattgtctccAAAACTTTTCACACCTTTTATAagaggtgtttcgttctcttctccaattaaTGTAGATTCTCACAACATTACTAACCCGGTAGATAAGAATATCTAGTAAATGACAATGAACCATGATTTGATATTAACGGTCACCTTGGAATGACCTAAAGCTTGacattttagttaaaaatattttttttaatcaaaaggttaaaaatttatgagctatacaaatccacctccttcaaggcccagcgtaCTCgatgacactctttccttcctctaatcgacgtgggaccaTCTACCCTCTCTGGGGccaacatccttgttggcacaacATTACTAACCCTTTAGATaagaatatttagtaaatGAAGATGAACCATGATTTGATATTAACGGTCACTCTAGAATGACCTAAAGCTTGacattttagataaaaataattttttttaatcaaaaggTTAAAAATTTATCAGCTATACAAATTCATCCCCTTTGGGTCGGAGTGAACtagctggcactctttcccaaatccaccctttttggtaaaaataatttttttaatcaaaaggttaaaaatttatgagctATACAAATTCATCCCCTTTGGGCCTAGCTgcactcttttcttcctctaatcgatgtgggaccgcccccaaatccaccttttttgggcccagcgtccttacttgCACAcggcctcgtgtctacccccttcgaggaacagcgagaaggttggcacatcgtttggtgtctgactctgataccatttgtaacgccccagatccaccgttagcagatattgtcctctttaaactttccTGGCTtgctctcaaggctttaaaactgGTATGCTgggggaaagtttccacacttttataaagggtggtttgttctcctccccaattaaTATGGACATCGGAtcgaatattttataaactttgGTTCTCATGGTATGTTacaattattcatttattgtccattttggagTAATTAATAACACATGCAAATAGGATGATATTAAATTTCCCACAATCTGATAAATCTTCACATTAAAATGGaagtttttaagaaaatgcacatgaaataaataaacattgcATTAATATCTCTTGTAATAATACTACATGGATATTTAGTAGCAAATTTAATTGCAAAACCCATGAACTGAGACTTGATGATTGAAAACATGAGCTCCAAAATGgatcaaacaaagaaacagGCCAAGAAATGGATTCAAAAAGACGACAACCAGGTGATGATAATGGGGCTTCTCACCCTGTGACTTCCGTCCTTCCAAATTAGCCCGCCAAATTCCGGCATGCTAAGTCTCTTCTTCGTCACGAAAGTGATTCTGTATGAAAGCTTCTGATATCTCCTTGTGAAATTCAGCCTCTCCGGCTCGATTTTCACGGCGGCGCCGGTGAACGGAGACACTATTGCGTGGTAACTCGAGGATGCAGGGCCGACGTTGGTGACGGTTCTGTGAAGGGTCAGGGAGGTGATGGTGGTTTTCTCTGGGAACACGGCGGAGATGGCTGGATAATTTAAATCTCCAGGGTTGGGGAGAAGGCGATGGCATGATCGATTTGAATGTTTGGAGAAGACTTTGAGCTGTGAAGGAGTTAAATCCTGTGTACAGAGGAATTCGAAGTAATCTTGCGGTTTAATTTCGTAAACCAAACCAGGATCTAGGGCTTTTCTGGGATTTATGTGGCCGGCGCCATGGTCGTACGGACTCGACGGGGATGCGGCGGAGGCGTCTTTCAGAGGCTTGTAGGTGTTGTCGTGGACATATGCGGTGGTCATCAGCGCCGATTTGATCGCTGATGGGCTCCAATCGGGATGTTTCGATTTGATTAAGGCCGCTACTCCACTGACGTGTGGGCACGACATTGAAGTTCCGGAAAGAATGTTGAATTTCACCCTTCTTGTATCTGTTGTCAAGCTCGACGGCCCTGTTTTTCCGGTCCAAGCGGCGAGGATGTTGACGCCGGGAGCTACCAGATCGGGCTTGAGAATCTCCAGAGTGAGGAAATTTGGTCCTCTGGAAGAAAACGCCGCCACTACCGGCGAGGGTTTTACCCCTAATCTTGTACCTAAAAGCCCTAGAGTCGCCGTCGGTTTTCGATTTGTTAATGCATATTGCTTAATTGCCTTGCCTTCTGTTTCTCCGACGGCGACTGCCGGCAGTAAATGGCAATCGGCAACAAGTTCTTCCCCATTCGCTGCCGTGTTCGACAGAATCATCCCAATACCACCGGCGTTTTTCACCACCACTCCCTTTTGAACCCGAGGGCTAATTCCTCGATCGCATATCACAATTTTTCCGGCGACGAAATGGGGATCTAAAGTTCCTTCTAAACAGAGCGAACTCGGATCAGGGTTGCTTGAATTACTCCCCATATACACAACTGGgaattgtttgttttcttgaatCGTGATTCTTCCTCTGTAAAGTGAAACGCCGGTGATTGTTCTGCCATTGCCGAGCTTGACAATGGCCGGGAAATCTCTGTCCATTGTACTAGCGCCGACGGTGGTTATCCACGGCGATACGTTTGTGAGACTGACAGGATCCGGCCCTCCATTCCCGGCCGAGCAGGACACGAAAACACCCATCTCCATTGCCCCAAATGCTGCAACGGAGAGGCTATCACGATAGTAAGAAGAAACCCCACCTCCCAAAGAGATGGACAGAACATTTACGCCGTCGGCCACAGCTCTGTCCACAGCCGACAAAATGTCGGAGCTAAAGCAGCCACCAACCCAACAGACTTTGTAGGCGGCAATTCTAGCACCAGGCGCCATTCCTCTAGCTGTTCCATAAGCATACCCCAGAAGATTTGCCCCTGCCACCGGAGATCCCGCGACGGTGGCTGCCGTGTGAGTCCCATGCCCATCTTGATCCCTCGGCGATTTATACTCCAACTGTTGGTTAAATTTCCCCGTTGCAGCTTCATACCCATGGTAAAACACTCTAGCGCCAACGATCTTTCTATTACAATTCTGTTTCGTGAAGCCTCGCCCTGTCTCGCATTCCCCTTTCCAATACGCCGGCACCGGCGACATTCCAGCATCGTTGAAGCTCTCACTCTCCGGCCAAATCCCAGTGTCCAAAACCCCGACAACCACATCATGGTCTGCAATCTGCTGAGACCAGGCGCTGTTACTGTCCGCCGGTTCAAGCCCAAGAAACTTGGGGCTTCTAGTCGTATGAAGCTCATACTTAACCTCAGGAAAAACGGCCAACACCCCATGTTCTTCCTCGAGCCTCTCAGCCTCTTCTTCACTCAATCGAGCTGCAACTCCATGGAAAACATTCTGATAACTATAAATGATCCTGTCTTCACCTCCCCCATTACCTTGACCTTCTCTCTCAGGATTATCAACCACGACACTGCTTAGCACAGTGGAGTACCACTCAAAATGATCGGAAAACGAGTCCGGCATTGCAGACCTGTCCATCTGAACAACATAGGTTTTGAAAAACTGGGCGCTTGAAAGAAGCAAACAGtggaaaaacagaggaaaacagaGCCATTGCAGAGGAGTATGagccatggaagaagaagaagaagaaagaaagaatgggAGAGCGGTGAGGGGGATGATATTGGGGAATGGAGGTAGGTAATAAATGAAAGTGGTGGTTGTTTCATGAATGCCAAAACTGAAGAGGGGTTGGGAGTATTGGTGGTGAGAAGTTAATTTGGCTATGTATAATGGTCCCCTGTTTTTATTACCACATACCTTCCTTCCTACGTCTTgtattatgaatttattttaaatggtaactacatttttttttttttttttttttttttttttNAATGATCTGAAAGTTGAAGAGTATttcttgaaataaatttaaaaatgtttcgagtaaaaatgaaatgggtCAAAGTGTAGCGGCACAATTCAAAACACCGacaataacaaatttattataagtgtactatgatatatatttgaattgatACCAGAAAATAAGCCTCTAAATCTATGATAGAACCTTTTAATGAAAGTGTTCCTTAAAATActaagtcatgtgctacttttatatttaaagtaaAGGCAAATAGCCCATTCCACTGACGACGACAGTATCGTAATTAAAGATGGTGAAACTTGCATAGCcaagttgtatttaatttggTAGATCTTATATTACTATAggaaattgttattttaatatttcatttgtactgattttaagataattttctaaatatacaAGCGTGTGATATTGTTTTATGAAGTCGTTTTAAATAAACAACCCCCCTTATCCCTCACCTTACCCTTTCATTTCTGCTTAAGCTTCCTCGGTTTGGGAGATTAATTGATTGGATACCCGAGAACCATAATCATTCCTAGGAACTGCGTTAGCCAAGCTCGAGTGGTGATGCAAGTGTGCGGTGAGCGTAGTAGCCCCTTCGGGCATGCTCTTTGCTGCTAAGCTGCTACTCATTTACCAATATTTCCTCATTTGCTtctgtttttggatttttttctagatatacaaaatttaaaattgaaataaaaatctaagacgaaacaacttaaaattataacatCGGTTAGAAGAGCAGAAAACTAAAAGATACAAGGCTTTTCATGCTACATTATAAAATAGATGCATAATTCACCGCAGTAATAAAGTAAGTTTATAGAATTAATAACAATAGTAATAATAAGCTAAGTGGATAATGCAAGATCTAAGTTGATGGGCCTGAGATGGGATACTGATGGATTACTTGGGCCCATGGGTCATTCTTGGACTCTCCGGAAATGGGCCGGATACATTCCCAAATCAAACTAACACATTTGGGCCCAGTGCCCATTCCAATTTGCCAAACTTTGTCTCCTTTCTCAACTCTTTCTTTTGCTTCAAAGTACGCAAGTTCATACCACAACGCAGAGGAAGACTGGTTCCCAAATCTATGCAGAGTCATCAATGGCGCTTCCAAGTCTTTATCGTTGAGCTTCAGCGCTTTCCCGATCGCCCTTATCACTGTACCTCCTGATACCGGCAAGCAAAAATGATTGATCACTGTCTTGAATTGGGTATGTAACTTTCTTGGGATTTATCCAAGAATCGCTTCCGTAGCCTCGAAACCACGTGTTTTAGTTTCTCTGATAATGGCAGGATTGATGAACCAAGAAGGGTTATGTTTATCCGGAGAGTTTCTGGGAAAACCTGTAGCGTGTCTCGTGTCACAGAGACCCCGAGTTTTCCGTCCTTATCCTCTTCCCGCATGGCTGAAAGATAACTCTTATCGTCGAAGGATGTCAGGGTTCGAAGTGATTTGAATAGtttgtattttgaataatCTTTCGCCTCTTTTCTGCTGCTGAGCAGAATAGCTGCACCGCCCATGCGGAAGTAGCAGTTCAGAATTAATCTGGAGGGTTCCTTTCCTGCATACCAACCGTTTGATAGAATTTCAGTACTGAGCACTACTGCATTTGAGTTCTCGTGAACCTGAAGTAGATTTTCAGCTAAATGAATGGCCACAGCACTTGCACTGCACCCCATTCCAGAGAGATTGAAGCTCTTAATATCACTTCTCATGGAGTATTTGTTGATAATTATGGAGGAGAGTGAAGGAGAAGGACAAAAACCACTGCAATTAACGATCAGAATATCAATGTCATGAGGAGAGAGATGGGTTTTGGTTAAAAGATTATCCATGACAGGAAATAGCACCATATGGACTTCATTAATGGATTCCTGTTGATGGGTTTTGGGTGGAATGAAATGCAGAGCAGGAGGGAGACATGTTTCTTCACTCTGTCCAGAAGATTTGAGAGTCTTAGCCATGAAATTGAGACTCTCGCTGTCAAAAATACCCATCAACGTGGCATTTTcaaggaaaaaagagaagggAATCCTGCAGAAGCTTGGTGGTCTAAGGCATGAGAAGTCAACTAAATAGACTGGACGAGGAGCCTTCAGAATGGAATGcttaatgatgatgaagacAACATAACAAGAAAGTAGGAGAAAGATATGACAAATGGGATTCCATCCTTTTAGGAAAATATAAGTTTCAACGAAAATTATGAGAACGAGAACGAAAAAGGTTTGAAGTTGGAATAGAGTCCCGCGAAGATGTGCCAATAATTGTTTGGAATGGAGGATACTGTCGCCATGGCTGAACTTAGGAGCAGATTCCATTGATTGGTTATGGAGCAGAGGTGCGGTGGAGATGGAGAAATGGGAATCTGAATGGCATGCAGGTATGCACTTTGAGTTTGAAATGTACTGAGCTCTTACTTcattatatatagaaaataaatgctCTTACTGCATTATATATAGAGAATACATTATAGTACTAAAAGCAGTAGGTGAAGAAAGAATAAACATATAATTGTAAAGTTACTATAGGGAAACCAGAGGGACCATAAAGGAGTTAGAGTCAAATCAACCTCGTCATTCACAAACTTGTTGGAGAGTAGAGCAGATCTAAGTTCACTTAACCATTAAGTTTGTTTGCATGCATAGGGCTTGTTTAGTATGAATTCAATGCTTTGAGAAGCTATAGAAAGAATACTTAAATAGCAGAGGGTTCAACCGACAGCCTGAAGGTTTAAAAATGTTCATTCCCTCGTTAGTtgcctttatttttttgttgaaacaTGTGTAGATTAGTAAACATCCAAATTTATCTGGTTAGCCTTTTGAATTCACTAGAAATTAAGCTCAAGTTTAATTTTAGTCATCGTACTAATCTCGGTGGaaatgtcaatttttttttaatcagtTTTTGCATTAACTGCGGCCACTTGCTCACCCTTTATGTGAAATACATTTGAGTTGTATGAGCTACAATTTTCTAGACAAGCACCCACTCATTCTTTATCTGTCGTTATATATAGTTAATGCTATCTGTCTATCTATTCTCTCCCCCACTGCTCCTTAGTTAATATAGGTTTCCTTAGTCATCGCTCCTTTCATTTAAAAAGACAAGTTGACGCTCTCCATGGTCTCTTGGAGATGCAATAAATGTCACATTGCCCACTGGTCTCTTTAAAAAGAGACGGAGATTTGTGGTATATAGTCAGGATAACATTGTGTAAAGCTAACAAATGTCAAGCTATTGTAGAAATATAGAGATATTTGTTATCCTCACCCATAGTATCAAGAATCTTCTGTTAGAGACTTAGTTGTATTAGTGGACCATAAGTGCCAAACAAGAGTAGTGAGCCTAAGAAACAATTGTAGATGTTATCTTTTAACAAACATGGTCCGAGACAACGATTGTTAAGAGTGCAATTAGTAGTTCACACCATCTATCCCATAATGTAACTTGTGGTTGAGTTATATTGAACAAATAGACACAAGTTTGCCCGTAAAAGAAGTAGAAGTTTATAT is drawn from Cucurbita pepo subsp. pepo cultivar mu-cu-16 chromosome LG09, ASM280686v2, whole genome shotgun sequence and contains these coding sequences:
- the LOC111801658 gene encoding probable protein phosphatase 2C 75 isoform X3 translates to MTEVYCRMPSDDDIDSPAKCRERRRRRIEMRRLAAVPSAKPSPSPSTSQHHRKENQTESSGLEKKRVRKTDGGDTPEVLTSSSSGEDVNAVVASSSVPQPVFGMMSVSGRSREMEDAVSVSTCLIGPERRLPVHFFAVYDGHGGPHVATLCMEKMHVLVQEELARVVNTREETESIGGGSSVAEEEATWRRVMRRSFERMDEVALNTCACGSVGGQCACHPMEVALGGSTAVVAVLTPEHIIVANCGDSRAVLCRGGRAIPLSNDHKPDRIDELARIEAAGGQVIFINGARVKGILAMSRAIEV
- the LOC111801658 gene encoding probable protein phosphatase 2C 75 isoform X4, with translation MTEVYCRMPSDDDIDSPAKCRERRRRRIEMRRLAAVPSAKPSPSPSTSQHHRKENQTESSGLEKKRVRKTDGGDTPEVLTSSSSGEDVNAVVASSSVPQPVFGMMSVSGRSREMEDAVSVSTCLIGPERRLPVHFFAVYDGHGGPHVATLCMEKMHVLVQEELARVVNTREETESIGGGSSVAEEEATWRRVMRRSFERMDEVALNTCACGSVGGQCACHPMEVALGGSTAVVAVLTPEHIIVANCGDSRAVLCRGGRAIPLSNDHKPDRIDELARIEAAGGQVIFINGARVKGILAMSRAIGDKYLKSVVISEPEITFTKREPDDECLILASDGLWDVLSSELACEVARECLQETVAASSTTIDLNALPQIEEGAGTSYTSRSSVAAALLTRLALGRKSTDNISVIVIDLKRS
- the LOC111801658 gene encoding probable protein phosphatase 2C 75 isoform X2, which produces MTEVYCRMPSDDDIDSPAKCRERRRRRIEMRRLAAVPSAKPSPSPSTSQHHRKENQTESSGLEKKRVRKTDGGDTPEVLTSSSSGEDVNAVVASSSVPQPVFGMMSVSGRSREMEDAVSVSTCLIGPERRLPVHFFAVYDGHGGPHVATLCMEKMHVLVQEELARVVNTREETESIGGGSSVAEEEATWRRVMRRSFERMDEVALNTCACGSVGGQCACHPMEVALGGSTAVVAVLTPEHIIVANCGDSRAVLCRGGRAIPLSNDHKPDRIDELARIEAAGGQVIFINGARVKGILAMSRAIGQSNFD
- the LOC111801658 gene encoding probable protein phosphatase 2C 75 isoform X1, which produces MTEVYCRMPSDDDIDSPAKCRERRRRRIEMRRLAAVPSAKPSPSPSTSQHHRKENQTESSGLEKKRVRKTDGGDTPEVLTSSSSGEDVNAVVASSSVPQPVFGMMSVSGRSREMEDAVSVSTCLIGPERRLPVHFFAVYDGHGGPHVATLCMEKMHVLVQEELARVVNTREETESIGGGSSVAEEEATWRRVMRRSFERMDEVALNTCACGSVGGQCACHPMEVALGGSTAVVAVLTPEHIIVANCGDSRAVLCRGGRAIPLSNDHKPDRIDELARIEAAGGQVIFINGARVKGILAMSRAIDILGNQVRVILTDEQH
- the LOC111802181 gene encoding subtilisin-like protease SBT1.3 produces the protein MAHTPLQWLCFPLFFHCLLLSSAQFFKTYVVQMDRSAMPDSFSDHFEWYSTVLSSVVVDNPEREGQGNGGGEDRIIYSYQNVFHGVAARLSEEEAERLEEEHGVLAVFPEVKYELHTTRSPKFLGLEPADSNSAWSQQIADHDVVVGVLDTGIWPESESFNDAGMSPVPAYWKGECETGRGFTKQNCNRKIVGARVFYHGYEAATGKFNQQLEYKSPRDQDGHGTHTAATVAGSPVAGANLLGYAYGTARGMAPGARIAAYKVCWVGGCFSSDILSAVDRAVADGVNVLSISLGGGVSSYYRDSLSVAAFGAMEMGVFVSCSAGNGGPDPVSLTNVSPWITTVGASTMDRDFPAIVKLGNGRTITGVSLYRGRITIQENKQFPVVYMGSNSSNPDPSSLCLEGTLDPHFVAGKIVICDRGISPRVQKGVVVKNAGGIGMILSNTAANGEELVADCHLLPAVAVGETEGKAIKQYALTNRKPTATLGLLGTRLGVKPSPVVAAFSSRGPNFLTLEILKPDLVAPGVNILAAWTGKTGPSSLTTDTRRVKFNILSGTSMSCPHVSGVAALIKSKHPDWSPSAIKSALMTTAYVHDNTYKPLKDASAASPSSPYDHGAGHINPRKALDPGLVYEIKPQDYFEFLCTQDLTPSQLKVFSKHSNRSCHRLLPNPGDLNYPAISAVFPEKTTITSLTLHRTVTNVGPASSSYHAIVSPFTGAAVKIEPERLNFTRRYQKLSYRITFVTKKRLSMPEFGGLIWKDGSHRVRSPIIITWLSSF